Proteins encoded within one genomic window of Komagataella phaffii GS115 chromosome 3, complete sequence:
- a CDS encoding Peroxisome assembly protein 22 yields MKSTKRNTFFGLAALGALGLGYSVYKSFITSDKSSSLINLGINQERKSYTRQKVAIIVSESILAIQLPIQEILKNTKDVVFVLAPTIAKDEFLRENEVDSGLSFKVIETGTAIGCFHVLKHIKATYNIFNLHDFLPSSTKTSSDNEQLTFDLEEYVNLHLNNFLQNVVELPSDSTSIQETVNQYIYN; encoded by the coding sequence atgAAATCCACAAAGAGAAACACTTTTTTTGGCTTGGCAGCCCTTGGGGCACTAGGACTGGGGTACTCTGTTTACAAGAGTTTTATAACGTCCGACAAATCCTCATCTCTTATCAACCTAGGCATCAACCAAGAGAGGAAATCATATACGAGGCAAAAAGTCGCCATCATCGTCTCAGAGAGTATACTAGCAATACAATTACCTATACAGGAGATCCTCAAAAATACCAAAGACGTCGTGTTTGTGCTGGCGCCGACAATAGCCAAGGACGAATTTCTACGAGAGAACGAGGTGGACTCTGGTCtctccttcaaagtcatTGAGACAGGCACTGCAATAGGTTGTTTCCACGTATTGAAGCACATTAAAGCTACTTAtaacattttcaacttgcACGATTTCTTGCCGAGTTCAACGAAGACTTCAAGTGATAATGAACAGTTGACTtttgacttggaagaatATGTCAATCTCCATCTCAAtaactttcttcaaaacgTAGTTGAACTACCAAGTGACTCAACTTCTATTCAAGAAACAGTGAATCAATATATATACAATTAG
- a CDS encoding tRNA methyltransferase produces the protein MHLLKRSVSIIYNLRFQSSFLGSFYTMSSASLEPISLPQKRPLGRPESTKPPKKIKRKYNKKKNVDPTSPGGVLGFEIEHLCKEHGLSLADISNPMDVILNDSSIQQKYHRIVDEVNVLSLTSNGDGIALIDGPAETNTKKQVAIVPFGLPGDVVSIKVFKSHPLHVECDLLKILSPSSMRNDSLVDCKYFGVCSGCQYQPIEYAQQLLLKRDTIVNAYKFFAPILTASGKLPDMGSTVPSPLQYSYRTKLTPHFEIPRRKTQDFQKPSFGFGSKGRPKFRPEIVDVNSSIVDIEECLIGTSIINTGLSNERKKFESTYNNYKRGATILLRENTTPVADPPVETGEGSRDGTGEISKAEVELPDGSKQLKTCVTEPRQIVTEIINGNKFQFSAGEFFQNNNSILPDIIKYVQDNLKLDPNGENYLVDAYCGSGLFSISCASSVKKVIGVEISADSVKFATHNAELNNIENCEFITGKAEKIFADIQLPRDQTSIILDPPRKGCDDVFLTQLSEFKPKKIIYISCNVHSQARDLEYFINNTSNGFQYRIDSIRGFDFFPQTHHVEGVAVLSLI, from the coding sequence ATGCAccttttgaaaagatctGTGTCCATTATTTATAACCTCCGTTTTCAAAGTTCATTTTTGGGATCATTTTACACAATGTCATCGGCATCACTTGAACCTATCAGTTTACCCCAGAAGAGACCGTTAGGTCGCCCAGAGTCCACAAAACCCCCCAAGAAAATCAAGAGAAAGTacaacaagaagaagaatgtAGATCCAACGTCGCCTGGAGGAGTTTTgggatttgaaattgaacatCTTTGCAAAGAGCATGGTTTATCACTAGCTGACATTTCCAATCCAATGGATGTTATCCTGAATGACAGCTCGATACAGCAAAAATATCATAGAATCGTCGACGAAGTGAACGTCTTATCTCTCACCTCGAACGGTGACGGTATAGCTCTCATTGATGGGCCTGCGGAAACAAACACCAAGAAGCAGGTCGCTATAGTGCCGTTTGGCCTGCCTGGAGATGTAGTTTccatcaaagttttcaaatctcaTCCCTTACATGTTGAATGTGATCTTCTTAAAATACTATCCCCATCAAGTATGAGGAATGACTCGCTTGTCGATTGTAAGTATTTTGGGGTATGTTCTGGGTGTCAGTATCAGCCCATAGAATATGCGCAACAGTTACTACTGAAAAGAGATACCATCGTTAATGCATACAAGTTCTTTGCTCCTATACTGACGGCGAGTGGAAAGCTGCCTGACATGGGCTCTACCGTACCTTCTCCTCTGCAATACAGCTATAGGACTAAACTGACCCCCCATTTTGAGATTCCAAGACGTAAGACTCAAGATTTTCAGAAACCTTCGTTTGGTTTCGGAAGTAAAGGTCGTCCTAAGTTTAGACCCGAAATTGTAGATGTTAACTCATCTATTGTCGATATTGAGGAATGTCTTATTGGTACCAGCATCATCAACACTGGACTTAGTAAcgaaaggaaaaaattcGAATCTACCTACAACAATTACAAAAGAGGTGCCACGATCCTTCTGAGAGAAAACACAACTCCTGTAGCAGATCCACCAGTTGAGACAGGCGAAGGATCAAGGGATGGCACTGGTGAAATATCAAAAGCTGAAGTGGAGTTACCTGATGGCTCCAAGCAGTTAAAAACATGTGTCACCGAACCTCGTCAAATTGTCACCGAAATTATTAACGGAAACAAGTTCCAATTCTCTGCGGGAgagttttttcaaaacaacAATTCTATTCTTCCAGATATCATCAAGTACGTACAGGATAACCTGAAGCTAGATCCCAACGGAGAGAACTACCTAGTTGATGCGTACTGTGGGTCTGGACTTTTCAGCATATCTTGTGCCAGCTCAGTCAAAAAGGTTATTGGAGTGGAAATTAGTGCTGATAGCGTCAAGTTTGCAACACATAATGCCGAGTTGAACAATATCGAAAACTGTGAATTTATCACTggaaaagctgaaaaaatctttgCGGATATTCAACTTCCGAGGGACCAAACTTCGATTATTCTGGATCCTCCAAGAAAGGGGTGTGATGACGTTTTTCTTACTCAATTATCAGAGTTCAAACCCAAGAAGATCATCTACATATCTTGCAATGTCCACTCACAGGCAAGAGACTTGGAGtatttcatcaataatACCTCCAATGGATTCCAATACAGGATTGATAGCATCAGAGGGTTCGATTTTTTTCCTCAAACCCACCATGTTGAGGGAGTGGCAGTTCTTTCATTGATATAG
- a CDS encoding Homeodomain-containing transcriptional repressor of PTR2 yields MEISSLVSRPATKTTYQLPLRPASVEPKGAVSEPSAEANVKLPSIHDMLSDVQLGMQPSYFQPRTYTPSPVILPAPSTSSPMVVLQPVGAYSYQQHVFPASPQPQSSLCRTSTVNSPLERSVVASLPSPPPSSTSTSISSTATARRPVSPGPRTEKKIAKPGLVGSTVSDSKKRRSNLPKRTTTILSDWLVNNLNHPYPNPRQKLELIEQTGLTSQQLSNWFINARRRKINILREVQNNTRETV; encoded by the coding sequence ATGGAGATATCAAGTTTGGTCAGCCGCCCAGCAACGAAAACTACCTACCAGTTGCCCCTAAGACCTGCCAGCGTGGAACCAAAGGGTGCTGTCTCTGAACCTAGTGCCGAGGCCAATGTGAAGCTTCCCTCCATTCATGACATGCTGAGCGATGTGCAATTGGGAATGCAACCATCTTATTTTCAGCCACGTACCTACACTCCCTCGCCTGTTATACTTCCAGCTCCATCCACAAGCTCTCCGATGGTAGTTCTACAGCCTGTGGGCGCTTATTCGTACCAGCAACATGTGTTTCCAGCAAGCCCTCAGCCGCAATCATCTCTTTGCCGAACCAGCACCGTCAATTCTCCATTGGAACGGTCTGTGGTGGCATCACTACCCTCCCCTCCCCCCTCTTCCACTTCCACTTCCATTTCGTCCACTGCAACTGCTAGACGACCCGTATCACCTGGCCCAAGAACGGAGAAAAAGATAGCCAAGCCCGGTCTTGTCGGATCCACTGTGTCAGACAGTAAGAAACGCAGGTCAAACCTGCCAAAAAGAACCACAACCATCCTTTCAGACTGGCTGGTCAACAACCTGAACCATCCATACCCCAACCCAAGACAAAAACTAGAGCTGATTGAGCAGACGGGTCTGACCAGTCAACAGTTGAGCAACTGGTTCATAAACGCtagaaggagaaaaatcAACATTCTTAGAGAGGTGCAGAACAATACTCGTGAAACGGTCTGA
- a CDS encoding Cytosolic L-asparaginase: MSTDTKEVVCDDCHTVFHIRTARSYSGSSLGGSVSTLKTPRIKVIGTGGTIASKGESGSQTAGYHVDLTIEDLLSSIPDLSNVCELEYEQILNVDSKEFGEKELLMLHEAVSRSIRDDSFDGVVITHGTDTMEETAFLLQLTVNTSKPIVMAGSMRPSTAISADGPMNLYQAICVACNKESWNRGVLIALNDQIGSGFYITKSNANSLDTFKSVIQGYLGNIVNNEIHYFFPASKPTGIQYFELAPFPKVIVLYAHQGFDPQIVRLCASQLNVRGVVFATMGAGSLSKETNIELYKAWKEFGTPIVFSKRSMDGMVPIANLPRELEIEGKTVQFDGCMASGYLNPQKSRILLQLCLGASMKDRQIADIFKTLSFGG; encoded by the coding sequence ATGTCCACTGATACTAAGGAGGTCGTATGTGACGATTGCCACACCGTATTCCATATTCGAACGGCAAGATCTTACTCGGGGTCCAGTTTGGGAGGCTCCGTTTCGACGCTAAAGACTCCTCGGATCAAGGTAATTGGAACGGGAGGAACTATTGCTTCGAAGGGAGAGAGCGGATCGCAGACAGCTGGATACCATGTAGACTTGACTATTGAGGATTTGTTGAGCTCTATTCCGGATTTGTCGAACGTATGTGAATTGGAATACGAACAAATCCTGAATGTCGACTCAAAGGAGTTTGGCGAGAAGGAGTTACTGATGTTGCACGAAGCTGTTAGTCGAAGCATACGTGACGACAGTTTTGATGGCGTAGTCATCACCCATGGTACAGACACCATGGAGGAGACTGCATTCTTGCTGCAATTGACAGTTAACACATCCAAACCTATTGTAATGGCTGGATCAATGAGGCCTTCCACCGCCATCTCCGCAGATGGACCTATGAACTTATACCAAGCAATATGTGTTGCATGCAATAAAGAGAGCTGGAACAGAGGAGTGCTCATAGCGTTGAACGATCAGATTGGATCGGGATTCTACATCACCAAGTCCAACGCCAACTCTCTAGATACATTCAAGAGTGTGATTCAAGGATACTTGGGCAACATAGTCAACAACGAAATCCACTATTTCTTCCCTGCGTCGAAGCCAACTGGTATACAGTACTTTGAGCTTGCTCCGTTTCCGAAAGTCATAGTTCTCTACGCCCATCAGGGGTTTGACCCTCAAATCGTGCGTCTCTGTGCATCACAACTAAATGTTCGAGGCGTGGTTTTTGCAACAATGGGGGCTGGGTCTTTGAGCAAAGAGACAAATATAGAGTTGTACAAGGCCTGGAAGGAGTTTGGTACGCCAATagttttttccaaaaggtCAATGGACGGAATGGTTCCCATCGCCAATTTACCGAGGGAGCTTGAGATTGAAGGCAAGACGGTGCAGTTTGACGGATGTATGGCTAGCGGATACCTGAACCCCCAGAAGAGCCGAATTCTATTACAACTGTGCCTCGGTGCCTCAATGAAGGACCGACAGATTGCagatatcttcaaaacgCTTTCGTTCGGAGGCTAG
- a CDS encoding uncharacterized protein (Component of yeast cortical actin cytoskeleton), protein MSFRQELYSDLPKDVPSLDDDLQSSRLARYNNPKLISDIKKWLFGQMLRPSGKSIPDEEFIDKTDLIELLRDGVYLCQLIDVIDPGKIKYKASKMPFVQMENIANFLQYAREVIGVPENELFQTVDLYEGKDPYQVAMTIQALSRQLTIKDKERFPNSIGPELVEKRKPPVPTKPTHLAGWSKHEYGYINKDVENVVFSGKRDITGRR, encoded by the coding sequence ATGTCATTCAGGCAAGAGCTTTATTCAGATTTGCCAAAGGATGTACCCTCCCTGGATGatgatcttcaaagttctCGTTTGGCAAGGTATAACAACCCCAAGCTGATTTCGGACATCAAAAAATGGCTTTTTGGCCAGATGCTACGGCCGTCAGGCAAGTCCATACCGGATGAAGAATTTATAGACAAGACTGATTTGATAGAGTTACTGAGAGACGGTGTGTACTTGTGCCAATTGATTGATGTTATAGACCCTGGAAAGATCAAGTATAAGGCATCAAAGATGCCATTTGTGCAGATGGAAAATATCGCAAATTTTCTTCAGTATGCGAGAGAAGTGATTGGGGTTCCAGAAAACGAATTGTTTCAAACTGTTGATCTTTATGAGGGTAAGGATCCTTACCAAGTTGCGATGACAATTCAAGCACTTTCTAGACAGTTGACAATCAAGGATAAAGAGAGATTTCCCAATTCAATAGGCCCCGAATTAGTTGAGAAACGCAAACCGCCTGTACCGACAAAACCTACCCATTTGGCTGGCTGGAGTAAACATGAATATGGCTACATCAATAAAGATGTGGAGAATGTTGTTTTCAGTGGCAAGAGAGACATCACCGGACGCCGCTAA